TTATTAAATCCCCCGTATATTATGATTAATAAATGAACTCATACAATTGAGTTCATTCATAATCAGCATTGTTAAAAAACACTGGCTAAATTAACCTTTATATAATCTTTGAGGTAACTTGGTGAAATAATCCGTTCACCCCACATCCACCCGATCAATATTCCGAAAGCTTAGATAAGTAATGAGTATGCCCAGTACAGCAAGGGACAAAGGAATTACAATAATAGAACTTAGGCTAAAACCTCCATTGCTCGAGCATACGATCATTACGATAAAAATGGACGACGCGACAGTGGCTGCCGCTGATTTCTTGCGTAAGCCCAACACCAGTGCCAACAAGCTCATTCCGGCTGCTCCGAAGGCCTGTAGCAACACATATATTGCATGATGAACTAGCAACGTGGTCGTTAAAGTGCCGGACACGTAGCCAAAGCTATGATTAATCGTGATAAACAAGGCGTCAATGAGCAGATTGGCTAAAACGACATTGACGAATGTCCAGAAGAATACGATCGACAGTTTGGCAAGAATAAGTTTCTTGCGGTTTATTGGATAGGCGAATAAGAGGGTGATGGTCTTATCCTTGAATTCGTTAATAATAAGCTTTGATATGAGCACCGATGCGTAAATGATAAACGTCGCCAGTACAAGTGTATTAATAGCATTCAGCGCATCCTCATAGTTCTGAAATCCATCCTCCGCCATGTTATGGCTGGTAAAATAAATAATCACCATAAGACCGGCGATGCCCGCGTAAGCAAGCAGGGCTCCCCATAGGTAACCGTTAAGGGCGCCTTTCTTAAACTCCAGCTTGATAAGATGCTTCATAGTTCGTACCTCCTTTAATCATATCGAAGAAGTATTCCTCTAATGAATGATGGTGGCGATTGATCGATTCAATCGGCACATCGTTCAATACAAGTTCTTTGGATAACGTATCCTGCGAAATTCTCAAGTCATAGACACGTATTGCACGATCGCTGATTTGTTTGAAATTATTTAAATCC
This portion of the Pueribacillus theae genome encodes:
- a CDS encoding ABC transporter permease, which translates into the protein MKHLIKLEFKKGALNGYLWGALLAYAGIAGLMVIIYFTSHNMAEDGFQNYEDALNAINTLVLATFIIYASVLISKLIINEFKDKTITLLFAYPINRKKLILAKLSIVFFWTFVNVVLANLLIDALFITINHSFGYVSGTLTTTLLVHHAIYVLLQAFGAAGMSLLALVLGLRKKSAAATVASSIFIVMIVCSSNGGFSLSSIIVIPLSLAVLGILITYLSFRNIDRVDVG